A single region of the Sorghum bicolor cultivar BTx623 chromosome 9, Sorghum_bicolor_NCBIv3, whole genome shotgun sequence genome encodes:
- the LOC8080959 gene encoding E3 ubiquitin-protein ligase At1g63170 yields the protein MDALPVESERESQTDSHPLLMEHVIGIPRDDVASTSTPRRDNNDGMDHLPRDSESSSGTTAAYNSPNTPIARRDDNRRRRQQSLNSGFWISIELAVNLSQIIAAICVLSVSRNEHPHAPLFEWVIGYTIGCIATLPHLYWRYLQRNQLPTVQGSNQNYVPDNSFESNSFTGISPPHVSEAGVVTVTNGVSRNNTVTTNPRAQAFADHFKMALDCFFAVWFVVGNVWVFGGHSSSHDAPNLYRLCIAFLTFSCIGYAMPFILCALICCCLPCIISLMGFREDLNENRGATSDAINALGTYKFKTKKPRNTEGNEGGGGVFAPGTDKERAVSAEDAVCCICLARYVDNDDLRLLPCGHFFHKDCVDKWLKINALCPLCKAEIDIVPTTAPPAIGFGRRHSDNRVGNDIESQR from the exons ATGGATGCTCTTCCTGTTGAATCAGAAAGAGAAAGTCAAACAGATAGTCACCCTTTACTCATGGAGCATGTGATTGGCATCCCAAGGGATGATGTTGCTTCTACATCAACACCTCGTCGAGACAACAATGATGGCATGGATCACTTGCCTCGTGATTCAGAAAGTTCTTCCGGAACAACTGCTGCATATAACTCTCCGAATACTCCTATAGCAAGAAGAGATGATAATCGCCGTCGCCGTCAACAGAGTCTGAATTCTGGCTTCTGGATATCAATTGAACTAGCTGTAAATCTTAGCCAGATTATAGCTGCTATCTGCGTTCTGTCTGTGTCAAGGAATGAACATCCTCATGCTCCATTGTTTGAGTGGGTCATTGGTTATACAATAGGTTGTATTGCAACTCTTCCTCATCTTTACTGGCGCTATCTCCAGCGCAACCAGCTGCCCACTGTGCAAGGATCAAATCAGAACTACGTTCCAGACAACAGCTTTGAAAGTAATTCTTTTACTGGGATTTCGCCCCCTCATGTGTCTGAAGCTGGTGTTGTAACTGTAACAAATGGAGTCTCGAGAAACAATACGGTTACCACAAATCCAAG GGCTCAAGCTTTCGCTGATCACTTCAAGATGGCTCTGGACTGTTTCTTCGCTGTATGGTTTGTTGTCGGAAACGTGTGGGTATTTGGTGGACATTCTTCTTCCCATGATGCACCCAACTTGTACAG GTTGTGTATAGCCTTCCTCACCTTCAGCTGCATTGGCTACGCTATGCCCTTCATTCTCTGTGCGCTGATATGCTGCTGCCTACCCTGCATAATCTCCTTAATGGGTTTCCGGGAAGATCTGAACGAAAACAGAGGTGCTACTTCAGATGCAATCAATGCCCTGGGCACATACAAGTTCAAAACGAAGAAGCCTCGTAACACAGAGGGAAATGAAGGCGGCGGTGGAGTCTTTGCTCCTGGAACAGACAAGGAACGAGCTGTTTCTGCTGAAGATGCT GTTTGCTGTATCTGCTTGGCGAGGTATGTAGATAACGATGATCTCCGGTTGCTCCCCTGCGGGCACTTCTTCCATAAGGACTGTGTCGACAAATGGCTCAAGATAAATGCACTATGCCCACTCTGCAAAGCTGAGATCGACATCGTCCCGACAACTGCTCCTCCAGCCATCGGATTTGGGCGCCGCCACAGTGACAACAGGGTAGGAAACGACATTGAATCACAACGGTAA